In a single window of the Campylobacter hyointestinalis subsp. lawsonii genome:
- the trpD gene encoding anthranilate phosphoribosyltransferase codes for MILMIDNYDSFVYNIYQYILETTDEEIKLVRNDELNIEQIKELCPSKIILSPGPKHPSDSGVCLDILKADLDIPILGVCLGHQAIGLVFGASIKRLELPLHGKNSMIKVVKSNKIFDELPSEFSVMRYHSLYVDNVPECLEISAMSDDGVIMGLKHKSKPIYGIQFHPESYFTEYGKKIIANFVKLNKPQNAEKKEMSFAPFMTKLQKNFPLDSKDYEIICKALYDKNYDIVQLAGLLVLISEKSLYPDSLVALVKNILKYSITYSDSSPMFDIVGTGGDKLKTINISTTVAFILASMGVKVAKHGNRAITSKSGSSDVLSALGVPLESDIAVLRNLTQNQGLAFFHAPFFHKITAEVKEARSRLGIGTVFNILGPLLNPNLALSNQVVGNYLEEVNELIAATLLNLGRKHALVVHGMDSMDEITLCDETLIHEVKDGKILEYRVTPEQFGFKRAFHSDIVGGDASYNAEILKATLKGELSGAKFDIVLLNAMFALYAADGANSPLEAKEIILNAIKSGKVWEFYKNYVESFE; via the coding sequence ATGATTTTAATGATCGATAATTATGATAGTTTTGTGTATAATATCTATCAATATATTTTAGAAACAACGGACGAAGAGATAAAGCTAGTCAGAAATGACGAGCTTAATATAGAGCAGATAAAAGAGCTATGTCCTAGCAAGATCATCTTAAGCCCTGGACCAAAGCACCCTAGCGATAGCGGTGTGTGCTTAGATATCTTAAAAGCAGATCTTGACATTCCTATTCTTGGTGTTTGTCTAGGACATCAAGCTATCGGACTTGTTTTTGGAGCTAGTATCAAAAGGCTTGAGCTTCCATTGCACGGCAAAAATAGTATGATAAAAGTAGTAAAATCAAATAAGATTTTTGATGAACTTCCTAGCGAATTTAGCGTTATGAGATATCACTCACTTTACGTAGATAACGTACCTGAATGCCTTGAGATATCTGCTATGAGCGATGATGGCGTCATAATGGGTCTGAAGCATAAATCAAAGCCTATATATGGAATTCAGTTTCATCCTGAGAGTTATTTTACAGAGTATGGAAAAAAGATCATAGCAAATTTTGTTAAGTTAAATAAACCACAAAATGCAGAGAAAAAAGAGATGAGTTTTGCTCCGTTTATGACGAAGTTGCAAAAAAATTTCCCATTAGATAGCAAGGATTATGAGATAATCTGTAAAGCATTGTATGATAAAAATTACGATATAGTTCAGCTTGCTGGACTTTTGGTTTTGATAAGTGAAAAATCCTTATATCCTGATAGTCTTGTTGCTCTTGTTAAAAATATACTTAAATACTCCATTACTTATAGCGATAGTTCGCCGATGTTTGACATCGTAGGCACTGGTGGCGATAAGCTAAAAACTATAAATATATCAACTACTGTAGCTTTTATACTAGCTAGTATGGGTGTTAAAGTCGCAAAACACGGCAATAGGGCTATCACTAGCAAAAGTGGAAGTAGTGATGTTTTAAGTGCTCTTGGAGTTCCTTTAGAAAGCGATATCGCAGTTCTTAGAAATTTAACACAAAATCAAGGTTTAGCATTTTTTCATGCACCATTTTTTCACAAGATAACAGCCGAAGTAAAAGAAGCAAGAAGTAGGCTTGGCATAGGAACTGTGTTTAATATCCTTGGACCTCTTTTAAATCCAAATTTAGCTCTTAGCAATCAAGTAGTCGGCAACTACCTTGAAGAAGTTAATGAGTTAATCGCAGCTACTTTATTAAATTTAGGTCGCAAACACGCTCTTGTCGTGCATGGAATGGACTCTATGGACGAGATAACACTTTGCGATGAGACACTAATCCACGAAGTCAAAGATGGCAAGATACTTGAGTATAGGGTTACACCAGAGCAATTTGGCTTTAAAAGGGCATTTCACTCTGATATTGTCGGTGGCGATGCTAGTTACAATGCCGAAATTTTAAAAGCCACGCTAAAAGGAGAGCTTAGTGGAGCTAAATTTGATATAGTGCTTTTAAATGCGATGTTTGCTCTATACGCCGCAGATGGCGCTAACTCACCACTAGAGGCTAAAGAGATTATCTTAAATGCGATTAAATCCGGCAAAGTTTGGGAATTTTATAAAAACTATGTGGAGAGTTTTGAGTGA
- a CDS encoding anthranilate synthase component I family protein codes for MLLDEPVVYLREILNLYPNSYLAEDELQTIIGIDCDYIDGDDLQKLKTAYENGNKICEFAGLFGVMSYEVVHKFETIGEKKPMFYDFPTYFYANAKAYLHYDKQSKIYSYYGEGEYFSNLENVKPKKYTNNERFYHIDTDLNAEETHFKNSINLAKEYIKSGDVFQVVLSQTLKLSSNLDPLEFYEILKRQNPSQYMFYFPTPYGVVTGSSPELIMRVSKGEIFVAPIAGTRGRGSDANEDEKLKFELLNDEKELAEHKMLIDLARNDIGKFAKKGSVKVKNPMHIKTYESVMHIASEVYGTKREDKSAFDVLSIVFPAGTLSGSPKIRAMQIINELEGSSRGVYGGGIGFWHFNGDVQMAILIRSAIFVPKGNGVNEVFIGAGAGIVYDSVPKSEYEEICKKRRSCVKIFEEVCKELR; via the coding sequence ATGCTTTTAGATGAACCAGTTGTTTATCTTAGAGAGATATTAAATTTATATCCAAACTCATATTTAGCAGAAGATGAACTACAAACTATTATAGGAATAGACTGCGATTATATTGACGGCGATGACTTACAAAAGCTAAAAACTGCATACGAAAATGGCAATAAAATTTGTGAATTTGCGGGGCTTTTTGGCGTGATGAGTTATGAAGTCGTACATAAATTTGAAACTATCGGTGAAAAAAAACCTATGTTTTACGATTTTCCGACATATTTTTATGCAAATGCAAAAGCCTATTTGCACTATGATAAGCAAAGCAAAATTTATAGTTATTATGGCGAGGGCGAGTATTTTTCAAATTTAGAAAATGTAAAACCAAAAAAATATACAAATAATGAAAGATTTTACCATATAGATACTGATTTAAACGCCGAAGAAACACACTTTAAAAATTCTATAAATTTAGCAAAAGAATATATAAAAAGCGGAGATGTTTTTCAAGTCGTACTTAGTCAGACTTTAAAATTAAGCTCAAATTTAGATCCGCTTGAGTTTTATGAGATATTAAAAAGACAAAATCCAAGTCAATATATGTTTTATTTTCCTACTCCTTATGGTGTGGTTACTGGAAGTAGTCCAGAGCTCATTATGAGGGTATCAAAAGGTGAGATTTTTGTAGCTCCTATAGCAGGAACAAGGGGGCGCGGTAGTGATGCAAACGAAGATGAAAAACTAAAATTTGAGCTTTTAAATGACGAAAAAGAACTTGCCGAGCATAAGATGCTCATAGATCTAGCAAGAAACGATATAGGTAAATTCGCTAAAAAAGGTAGCGTAAAAGTCAAAAATCCTATGCATATAAAGACTTATGAAAGTGTTATGCACATAGCTAGCGAAGTGTATGGCACAAAGCGTGAAGACAAAAGTGCGTTTGATGTTTTGAGTATAGTTTTTCCAGCAGGTACGCTTAGTGGAAGTCCGAAGATTAGAGCAATGCAGATCATAAACGAACTAGAAGGTTCCTCGCGTGGAGTGTATGGCGGAGGGATTGGATTTTGGCATTTTAATGGCGATGTTCAGATGGCTATACTTATCCGTTCGGCTATATTTGTTCCAAAAGGTAATGGCGTAAATGAAGTATTTATCGGTGCTGGAGCAGGTATCGTGTATGATAGTGTTCCTAAAAGTGAGTATGAAGAAATTTGTAAAAAACGAAGAAGTTGCGTAAAGATTTTTGAAGAAGTTTGTAAGGAGCTTAGATGA
- a CDS encoding flagellin B → MAFRINTNVASLVATMNLQSNQKELTNSLSRLSSGLRIQSAADDASGMSIADSLRSQSNSLYQAVKNGNDAIGIVQTADKAMDEQIKIIDTIRVKAIQAANDSQNTESRRAIQSDITRLLDELDNISNTTSFNGQNLLNGNFSNKNFQVGAYSNETVKLSIGNTNSKAIGHKNFLATTSLVFKDTDFEKAKFDMRLDAVPNFLNGIQFEPIYGDEILKDGLGAIADKINAYSDKTEIKAKVKNEFVSSATMFGTRFFKDSVSSLKINGTLIGTNIKFVRGDPDNVLIDAINAQKDTTGVSASNIGGRLSMVAEGGKPIHIELGSKEDAQAMGISLGNNANDKSVLILGQLYIESDGFWPTISLADTTNTIKGAEVGGLNAKQVDPKNIIGSQTAEKVSLSLNDIIRNKFDEHTLKALGGIDLKNPTILELPGGVNTNLGAQTLMDIALNALKDLDKLRSSLGSAQNQLVATINNITVTQVNIKAAESQIRDVDFAIESANFSKLNILVQSGSYALSQANRINKEIIDRLLV, encoded by the coding sequence GTGGCATTTAGAATAAATACAAATGTAGCAAGTTTAGTCGCCACAATGAATTTACAATCCAACCAAAAAGAACTCACCAACTCTCTAAGTCGTCTAAGCTCAGGTCTTAGGATACAAAGTGCAGCCGATGATGCCTCTGGTATGTCTATCGCTGATAGCCTAAGAAGTCAAAGTAACTCACTATACCAAGCTGTGAAAAATGGAAATGACGCCATAGGCATAGTCCAAACTGCTGATAAAGCTATGGATGAGCAGATAAAAATCATAGACACAATTAGAGTAAAAGCTATCCAAGCAGCAAACGATAGCCAAAATACTGAATCAAGACGAGCCATTCAAAGCGATATCACTAGGCTACTTGATGAACTTGACAATATCTCAAATACCACAAGCTTTAATGGTCAAAATTTGCTAAATGGTAACTTCTCAAATAAAAATTTCCAAGTAGGTGCCTATAGTAATGAAACGGTCAAACTCAGTATAGGAAATACAAATTCAAAAGCTATCGGCCATAAAAATTTTCTAGCTACTACTTCTTTAGTTTTTAAAGATACTGATTTTGAAAAAGCCAAATTTGATATGAGATTAGACGCTGTGCCAAATTTTTTAAATGGAATTCAGTTTGAACCAATCTATGGCGATGAGATATTAAAAGATGGACTAGGTGCGATAGCAGATAAAATAAACGCTTATAGCGACAAAACAGAGATAAAAGCTAAGGTAAAAAATGAATTTGTTAGCAGTGCTACGATGTTTGGAACAAGATTCTTTAAAGATAGCGTTTCAAGTCTAAAGATAAATGGCACACTTATAGGGACAAATATCAAATTTGTAAGAGGCGACCCAGATAACGTCCTAATAGATGCTATAAACGCTCAAAAAGACACAACAGGCGTAAGTGCATCAAACATAGGCGGTCGTCTATCGATGGTAGCAGAAGGCGGAAAGCCTATCCATATAGAATTAGGAAGCAAAGAAGACGCTCAAGCTATGGGAATATCTTTAGGTAACAATGCAAATGATAAAAGCGTCTTGATACTAGGACAATTATATATTGAATCAGATGGATTTTGGCCAACCATAAGTCTAGCTGATACTACAAATACCATAAAAGGAGCTGAGGTAGGCGGTCTAAATGCCAAACAGGTAGATCCAAAAAATATCATAGGTAGTCAAACAGCCGAGAAGGTGTCACTTAGCCTAAATGACATAATAAGAAATAAATTTGACGAGCACACACTAAAAGCTTTAGGCGGTATCGACCTTAAAAATCCGACGATTTTGGAATTACCAGGTGGCGTAAATACAAATTTAGGTGCGCAAACCTTAATGGATATCGCTCTAAATGCACTTAAGGATTTAGACAAGCTAAGATCAAGCTTAGGCTCAGCACAAAATCAGCTAGTTGCTACCATAAACAATATAACAGTCACTCAAGTAAATATCAAAGCCGCAGAAAGCCAGATCCGCGATGTGGATTTTGCTATTGAGAGTGCAAATTTTTCCAAATTAAATATTTTAGTACAAAGTGGTAGCTATGCACTAAGTCAAGCAAATCGAATAAATAAAGAAATAATAGATAGACTTCTTGTATAA
- a CDS encoding SLC13 family permease: MSNPNVPVDKKTSIVQIIGLFGGILAALLVYYMMPSNAGDIANAAANGKKLNIDGLPIVAAVAVLMGIWWMTEAIALPATALLPMVLFPLLGVDSFKSAATPYASDTIYLFMGGFVLALAMQKWNLHTRIALGIVLLIGTSPRRLVAGFMVATGFLSMWVSNTATAVMMLPVGLSVLHLVSKLTTGKVDGSVEGDMRHLDEIARKGTQGGIASAVIHKGKDIVEEVKARTSAFTSNFGISLMLGIAYAASIGSLGTIIGTPPNALLVAHMKNEFGVEIGFGEWMIMGVPLAVTMLAICWAILVYWLFPPEIDEIPGGKEIIHEEYKKLGNMSRAELLVGGVFVLAALCWIFLGFILKAYGIKVGSLDTIVAMSVAVLLFIIPANKSGERLIDWSTAKKLPWDILILFGGGLALSAQFSKTGLSLWIGHQVSALGVMPILVVILIVTALVIFLTEITSNTATAAAFLPVIAGVALGLGYDGSNVMLFTVPVALAATCAFMLPVATPPNAIAYGSGYVRISDMIKTGFWLNIIGIFLITLTIMTLGVAVFNLSI, encoded by the coding sequence ATGTCTAATCCTAATGTTCCTGTGGATAAAAAGACCAGTATCGTTCAGATTATCGGTCTTTTTGGTGGTATTTTGGCTGCCCTTTTGGTGTATTATATGATGCCAAGCAATGCCGGAGATATAGCAAACGCTGCGGCAAATGGCAAAAAGCTAAATATCGATGGTCTGCCTATAGTCGCTGCTGTTGCAGTTCTTATGGGTATATGGTGGATGACTGAAGCGATAGCACTTCCTGCTACTGCTCTTTTACCTATGGTTTTGTTCCCGCTTTTAGGGGTTGATAGCTTTAAATCAGCAGCCACTCCGTATGCTTCAGATACTATATATCTGTTTATGGGTGGGTTTGTTCTAGCTCTTGCTATGCAAAAGTGGAATCTACATACTAGAATAGCTCTTGGTATCGTGTTACTAATCGGAACAAGTCCGCGTCGTTTAGTAGCGGGATTTATGGTAGCGACTGGATTTTTATCTATGTGGGTTAGCAATACTGCCACTGCTGTTATGATGCTTCCAGTAGGACTTTCTGTTCTTCACTTAGTTAGTAAGCTTACTACTGGTAAGGTTGATGGTAGCGTAGAAGGAGATATGAGACATCTTGATGAAATAGCTCGTAAAGGCACTCAAGGCGGTATCGCAAGTGCTGTCATCCACAAAGGCAAAGATATAGTTGAAGAAGTAAAAGCAAGAACAAGTGCATTTACCTCAAATTTTGGTATTTCTTTGATGCTTGGTATCGCTTATGCTGCTTCTATCGGCTCTCTTGGTACTATTATAGGAACGCCACCAAATGCACTTCTTGTGGCTCATATGAAAAATGAATTCGGCGTAGAGATCGGTTTTGGAGAGTGGATGATAATGGGTGTTCCTTTAGCCGTAACTATGCTTGCTATTTGTTGGGCTATACTTGTTTATTGGTTATTCCCACCTGAGATAGATGAGATACCAGGAGGCAAAGAAATCATTCATGAAGAGTATAAAAAACTAGGAAATATGAGTAGAGCTGAGTTGCTAGTAGGTGGTGTGTTTGTCTTGGCTGCACTTTGCTGGATATTCCTTGGATTTATACTAAAAGCATACGGGATAAAAGTAGGCAGTCTTGATACGATCGTCGCTATGAGCGTCGCTGTATTACTCTTTATCATTCCTGCAAACAAAAGTGGAGAGAGACTTATAGACTGGAGCACGGCTAAGAAACTTCCATGGGATATCCTTATATTATTTGGTGGCGGTCTTGCACTTTCTGCTCAATTTAGCAAAACAGGTCTATCTTTATGGATAGGACATCAAGTAAGCGCACTTGGCGTTATGCCGATACTTGTGGTTATACTCATAGTAACTGCACTTGTTATTTTCCTAACAGAGATCACTTCAAATACCGCTACGGCAGCTGCGTTCTTGCCTGTAATAGCCGGTGTGGCTTTAGGTCTTGGATATGATGGAAGCAATGTTATGTTATTTACAGTACCTGTTGCACTAGCTGCTACTTGCGCATTTATGCTACCTGTCGCAACTCCGCCAAACGCTATAGCCTACGGCTCTGGATATGTGCGAATCAGCGATATGATAAAAACTGGTTTTTGGTTAAATATCATAGGAATATTCTTAATAACTCTTACAATTATGACTCTTGGAGTTGCAGTGTTTAATCTATCTATTTAA
- the uvrA gene encoding excinuclease ABC subunit UvrA, producing MNETIKITGAKEHNLKNISLEIPKNRLVVFTGLSGSGKSTLAFDTLYAEGQRRYIESLSSYARQFLDRIGKPDVDHIEGLTPAIAIDQKSTSKNPRSTVGTITEIYDYLRLLYARIGVQHCHKCGKIVSKMSASDIIDQITKLPDGAKITILAPIVREKKGSFADELEKLANKGYVRAMIDGVMVRLDEEIELSKTKKHTIKVVIDRVVKSPENSSRIASDVEKALHESFGEVEIDISNAEELNLEKSFIHFSEHNACFDCKISFNTLEPLSFSFNSPKGACPSCDGLGIRFSLDLNKIIDENLSVEDGAIKVMYGFNKSYFYKFTLAFCEQNGINIKTPYGELNEDEKRLILYGNAKNIDFLWKRHKISKTFEGVLKIAYEILKDDKDFSDYMTEKQCEVCGAKRLKQESLAVKVAGKTIGDIIDMSIEDCTKFFRNSSNFAHLNDGQKMIATPILKEINERLFFLYDVGLGYLSLGRDARTISGGEAQRIRIASQIGSGLSGVMYVLDEPSIGLHERDTLKLIKTLRNLQEKGNTVIVVEHDKKTIEAADFIVDIGPGAGIHGGEVVFAGIYEELLKGGTQTAAYLNGKKSINYYKGRKQSDFLSISNVNLNNISNLNVKFPLRNLVGVTGVSGSGKSSLVLQTLLPTALEELNRAKKVQKIKGVKIEGLEHLDKVIYLDQSPIGRTPRSNPATYTGVMDEIRGLFASTKEAKLRGYKIGRFSFNVKGGRCEKCSGEGEIKVEMHFLPDINVVCDICKGSRYNAQTLEIEYKGKNIAEVLNMSVDEALTFFKAVPKIYAKLKTISDVGLGYVTLGQPATTLSGGEAQRIKLSKELSRSDTGNTLYVLDEPTTGLHFADVDRLVKVLHHLVDLGNSVIVIEHNLDVIKNCDYLIDMGPEGGAGGGKVVAKGTPIEVAKKYKKTGSFTGEFLENELKDMGLLK from the coding sequence ATGAATGAAACTATAAAAATAACAGGTGCGAAAGAGCACAATCTTAAAAATATTAGCTTAGAAATACCAAAAAACCGCCTCGTAGTATTCACAGGACTTAGTGGTAGTGGAAAAAGCACACTCGCTTTTGACACGCTTTACGCAGAGGGTCAAAGACGATATATAGAGAGCCTTTCTTCTTACGCAAGACAGTTTTTAGACCGTATAGGAAAACCAGACGTCGATCATATCGAAGGACTTACTCCTGCTATCGCAATCGATCAAAAATCAACAAGCAAAAATCCTCGCTCAACCGTAGGAACTATAACTGAAATTTATGATTATTTAAGACTTCTATATGCCAGGATCGGGGTTCAACACTGCCATAAATGTGGTAAAATCGTCTCAAAAATGAGCGCAAGTGATATCATAGATCAGATCACAAAGCTTCCTGATGGCGCTAAGATAACAATACTAGCTCCCATAGTACGTGAAAAAAAGGGAAGTTTCGCGGACGAACTAGAAAAATTAGCCAACAAAGGCTACGTAAGAGCTATGATAGATGGCGTTATGGTAAGACTAGATGAAGAGATAGAACTCAGCAAAACCAAAAAACACACTATAAAAGTCGTGATAGATAGAGTAGTTAAAAGCCCGGAAAACTCTTCGAGGATAGCAAGCGACGTCGAAAAAGCACTCCATGAGAGTTTTGGCGAAGTAGAGATCGATATAAGCAATGCTGAGGAGCTAAATTTAGAAAAGAGCTTTATACACTTTAGTGAGCATAATGCTTGTTTTGATTGTAAAATATCATTTAACACGCTTGAGCCATTAAGCTTTAGCTTCAACTCACCAAAAGGTGCTTGTCCTAGTTGTGATGGACTTGGAATCCGTTTTAGCTTAGATCTAAACAAAATCATCGATGAAAATCTCAGCGTAGAAGATGGGGCTATAAAAGTAATGTATGGATTTAACAAAAGTTATTTTTATAAATTTACTCTTGCTTTTTGCGAACAAAACGGCATAAATATTAAAACTCCTTACGGCGAACTAAATGAAGACGAAAAAAGGCTCATACTTTATGGAAATGCTAAAAATATAGATTTTTTATGGAAAAGACATAAGATAAGTAAAACTTTTGAAGGTGTCTTGAAAATAGCTTATGAGATCTTAAAAGACGATAAAGATTTTAGTGATTATATGACTGAAAAACAGTGCGAAGTATGTGGCGCTAAGCGTCTAAAACAAGAGAGCTTAGCAGTCAAAGTCGCTGGAAAAACCATAGGCGATATCATAGATATGAGCATCGAAGACTGCACTAAATTTTTTAGAAATAGTTCAAATTTTGCTCATCTAAATGACGGGCAAAAGATGATAGCTACGCCGATCTTAAAAGAGATAAATGAAAGGCTATTTTTTCTTTATGATGTCGGACTTGGGTATCTAAGCCTTGGTAGAGACGCTAGAACCATAAGTGGCGGCGAAGCGCAAAGAATTCGTATCGCAAGCCAGATAGGAAGTGGGCTTAGTGGCGTAATGTACGTGCTTGATGAGCCTAGCATAGGACTTCATGAAAGAGACACTTTAAAACTTATAAAAACGCTAAGAAATTTACAAGAAAAAGGAAACACAGTAATTGTTGTCGAGCACGACAAAAAAACTATAGAAGCTGCTGATTTTATCGTAGATATCGGTCCTGGGGCAGGGATTCATGGTGGAGAGGTCGTATTTGCAGGAATTTACGAAGAACTTTTAAAAGGTGGCACTCAAACAGCAGCGTATTTAAATGGTAAAAAATCTATAAATTATTATAAAGGCAGAAAACAGAGCGACTTTCTAAGCATAAGCAACGTAAATTTAAATAATATTTCAAATTTAAATGTCAAATTTCCACTTAGAAATTTAGTAGGAGTAACAGGAGTAAGCGGTAGTGGAAAAAGCTCACTCGTACTTCAAACTCTACTTCCAACTGCTCTTGAAGAGCTAAACCGAGCTAAAAAAGTACAAAAGATAAAAGGCGTAAAAATAGAAGGTTTAGAACATCTTGATAAAGTTATCTACCTTGATCAAAGCCCAATAGGTCGCACACCGCGCAGCAACCCTGCAACCTATACTGGAGTTATGGATGAGATAAGAGGGCTTTTTGCCTCTACAAAAGAGGCAAAACTCAGAGGATACAAGATAGGAAGATTTAGTTTTAACGTAAAAGGCGGTAGATGTGAAAAATGTAGCGGAGAAGGAGAGATAAAAGTAGAAATGCACTTTTTACCAGATATCAACGTGGTTTGTGATATCTGCAAAGGCTCTCGCTACAACGCCCAGACTTTAGAGATAGAGTATAAAGGCAAAAATATAGCCGAAGTTTTAAATATGAGCGTAGATGAAGCGCTTACTTTTTTCAAAGCCGTACCAAAAATTTACGCAAAACTAAAGACTATAAGCGACGTCGGACTTGGATACGTGACTTTAGGTCAGCCAGCAACCACTCTAAGTGGTGGCGAAGCACAACGCATAAAGCTTTCAAAAGAGCTCAGCAGAAGTGATACGGGAAACACTTTGTATGTGCTTGATGAGCCAACTACTGGACTTCATTTTGCAGATGTCGATAGACTAGTAAAAGTCTTGCATCATTTAGTAGATCTTGGAAACTCAGTCATAGTCATAGAACATAACCTTGATGTTATAAAAAACTGCGACTATCTGATAGATATGGGACCTGAGGGCGGAGCTGGAGGCGGAAAAGTAGTGGCTAAAGGAACCCCTATCGAAGTAGCTAAAAAATATAAAAAAACAGGCTCATTCACAGGTGAGTTTCTAGAAAACGAACTAAAAGATATGGGGCTTTTAAAATGA